A single region of the Streptomyces sp. NBC_01803 genome encodes:
- a CDS encoding GntR family transcriptional regulator yields the protein MTTEDMTTALGRPSPVNPIRRRTLTSQVTEQLRDGIHRGVFLPGTQLHETELAERLGVSRGPVRESLQRLIQEGLLASQPHRGVFVPVLSEDDVVDVFFAREAVEAAAFRRVITARASAELLDALRRVVDDMATAAEDDNWWGVADLDLSFHRMVVEAAGSHRLNRMFDTLVSETRLCLNMYADLEPDRMDLLPEHRGLVDLIAGADLPTALTTLRQHFDEAVVTLRRRLRQSATADGGTQQRKR from the coding sequence ATGACCACCGAGGACATGACGACGGCCCTCGGCCGGCCGTCACCGGTCAACCCGATCCGTCGCAGGACCCTGACCTCCCAGGTCACCGAGCAGCTCAGGGACGGCATCCACCGCGGCGTCTTCCTGCCCGGCACCCAGCTCCACGAGACCGAGCTGGCCGAACGGCTCGGCGTCAGCAGGGGACCGGTCCGCGAGAGCCTGCAACGCCTCATCCAGGAAGGACTGCTGGCCAGTCAGCCCCATCGCGGCGTCTTCGTGCCGGTGCTCAGCGAGGACGACGTCGTGGACGTCTTCTTCGCCCGCGAGGCCGTGGAGGCCGCGGCCTTCCGCCGCGTCATCACCGCCCGCGCGTCCGCTGAACTGCTGGACGCCCTGCGCCGGGTGGTGGACGACATGGCCACGGCGGCCGAGGACGACAACTGGTGGGGCGTCGCCGACCTCGACCTCAGCTTCCACCGCATGGTGGTCGAGGCGGCCGGAAGCCACCGCCTCAACCGCATGTTCGACACCCTCGTCTCCGAGACCCGGCTCTGCCTCAACATGTACGCCGACCTCGAACCCGACCGCATGGACCTGCTGCCCGAACACCGGGGTTTGGTCGATCTCATCGCGGGCGCCGACCTGCCCACCGCCCTCACCACCCTGCGCCAGCACTTCGACGAAGCCGTCGTCACCCTGCGGCGCCGTCTGCGCCAGTCCGCCACGGCGGACGGCGGAACCCAGCAGCGGAAACGCTGA
- a CDS encoding ABC transporter permease has translation MALTEHAPDIRPHGAAHLLAAIGRAARSGWRAWRRLPWTVRAGALVLTAVLSVLLLTPWIAPYDPATQDLTHRLAAPSAGHWLGTDQLGRDVLSRLMWGGRFSVTIAAITLVLCAVLGTLIGAFSARVGGLVDELLMRTVDLLISIPDVIVALFLIAILGTGHGTLIAALTVVGWTPFARLMRGLALEINSRDFIEAAEALGCSRTFVIVRHIIPNAIRPVTALAFLRFGHKLITVGGLSFIGLGVQPPDSDWGAMLLDAQVYMEQVPLLVIVPGLAIFLTALSVTLIGQGVEPGEEARR, from the coding sequence ATGGCGCTCACTGAACACGCCCCCGACATCCGGCCGCACGGGGCGGCCCACCTCCTCGCGGCGATCGGCAGGGCGGCTCGCTCCGGCTGGCGGGCCTGGCGGCGCCTGCCGTGGACCGTGCGGGCGGGGGCCCTCGTCCTCACCGCGGTGCTGTCGGTCCTGCTGCTCACCCCCTGGATCGCGCCCTACGACCCCGCGACCCAGGACCTCACCCACCGGCTGGCCGCCCCCAGCGCCGGACACTGGCTCGGCACCGACCAGTTGGGCCGGGACGTGCTGAGCAGACTGATGTGGGGCGGACGGTTCTCCGTGACCATCGCGGCGATCACGCTGGTGCTCTGCGCGGTCCTCGGCACGCTCATCGGGGCGTTCAGCGCACGCGTCGGCGGCCTCGTCGATGAGCTGCTGATGCGCACGGTCGATCTGCTCATCTCCATCCCCGACGTGATCGTCGCGCTGTTCCTCATCGCGATCCTCGGCACCGGCCACGGCACCCTGATCGCGGCCCTCACCGTCGTCGGCTGGACCCCGTTCGCCCGGCTCATGCGCGGCCTGGCCCTGGAGATCAACAGCCGGGACTTCATCGAGGCCGCCGAGGCGCTGGGCTGCTCCCGCACCTTCGTCATCGTGCGGCACATCATCCCCAACGCCATCCGCCCGGTCACGGCGCTCGCCTTCCTCCGTTTCGGGCACAAGCTCATCACGGTGGGTGGCCTGTCGTTCATCGGGCTCGGCGTGCAGCCGCCGGACTCCGACTGGGGCGCGATGCTGCTGGACGCGCAGGTCTACATGGAGCAGGTGCCGCTGCTGGTGATCGTGCCCGGTCTGGCGATCTTCCTCACCGCCCTCAGCGTCACCCTCATCGGACAGGGCGTCGAGCCCGGGGAGGAAGCGCGTCGATGA
- a CDS encoding ABC transporter permease has translation MIRFVLRRTVVMLATLLVVSMLTFLIPYLSGDDPVRTVLRSRVSDRAIDPDAVEALKAELGLDQPLVVQYASWLGRAVRGDFGLSFTSRTPVGDLLGGALTVSLMLAVIALSAALLIAVPLGVISATRRGSKLDSGVTFVTQGFVAVPEYWLAPVLVLVFSRSLGWLPSAGWQSPAAIILPAVTLALRPLAYFARVTRAAMIDVLQAPYITAARARGLSSRRALIRHALRNGLLPVLTLSSLWFAGLLGGSVVVEVLFAIPGMGQLVYKAVLNQDVPVIQAGLLSLVALAILVSTAADLLGELINPAARVRHGAH, from the coding sequence GTGATCCGCTTCGTCCTGCGACGCACCGTGGTCATGCTCGCCACATTGCTCGTGGTCTCCATGCTGACCTTCCTCATCCCCTATCTCAGCGGCGACGACCCGGTCCGCACGGTGCTGCGCTCACGGGTCTCGGACCGGGCCATCGACCCGGACGCGGTCGAGGCTCTCAAGGCGGAGCTGGGGCTCGACCAGCCGCTCGTCGTCCAGTACGCGAGCTGGCTCGGCCGCGCGGTGCGCGGAGACTTCGGCCTCTCGTTCACCAGCAGAACGCCCGTCGGCGACCTGCTCGGCGGCGCCCTCACCGTGTCCCTCATGCTCGCCGTCATCGCCCTGTCCGCCGCCCTCCTCATCGCGGTGCCCCTGGGCGTCATCTCCGCCACCCGGCGCGGTTCGAAGCTCGACAGCGGCGTCACCTTCGTCACCCAGGGATTCGTCGCCGTCCCCGAATACTGGCTGGCCCCCGTGCTGGTCCTCGTCTTCTCCCGCTCCCTCGGCTGGCTCCCCTCGGCGGGCTGGCAGTCGCCGGCCGCCATCATCCTGCCCGCCGTCACCCTCGCCCTGCGCCCGCTGGCCTACTTCGCCCGCGTCACGAGGGCGGCGATGATCGACGTCCTCCAGGCGCCCTACATCACCGCCGCCCGCGCCCGGGGCCTCAGCTCCCGCCGCGCCCTGATCCGGCACGCCCTGCGCAACGGTCTGCTGCCCGTGCTGACCCTCTCCTCCCTCTGGTTCGCCGGCCTGCTCGGCGGCTCGGTCGTGGTCGAGGTGCTGTTCGCCATCCCCGGCATGGGACAGCTCGTCTACAAGGCCGTCCTCAACCAGGACGTGCCCGTGATCCAGGCCGGCCTGCTGTCCCTCGTCGCCCTGGCGATCCTGGTCAGCACGGCGGCCGATCTCCTCGGCGAACTCATCAACCCGGCTGCGAGGGTCCGCCATGGCGCTCACTGA
- a CDS encoding NAD(P)/FAD-dependent oxidoreductase, giving the protein MKPIPYWLDTAPAAPDRTALSLDGRTDVAVVGAGLTGLSAALHLARKGARVTVLEQDTVGWGASGRNGGMCTTGLAIGFLTAVGRYGVPTAKSLYLAYNDAIDTVEKLVTEEDIDCDFARTGKLNLACKPAHYERLARTHEALHDLIGYRTELIPRKDLRAEIGSDYYHGAMADPQGAGLHVGKFVRGLADAAERLGVRILEKAPVTKVRRISGHRHDVTTPVGTLRADQVLFASGAYTGSSFRWLRNRVVPVGSFIVVTEPLDQAVLDELMPTRRMASDSRNILYYFRVTPDNRLLFGGRARFAMSGAASDLKSGKILRKGMLSVFPQLAGVRIDYCWGGLVDLSLDQLVHAGEHEGLFYAAGFSGHGVQMATHMGRQMADVLGGDASANVWRGLEFPHVPGHYFGSPWFLPFAGAYYRTLDVLT; this is encoded by the coding sequence GTGAAGCCGATTCCCTACTGGTTGGACACCGCACCGGCCGCGCCCGACCGCACTGCCCTCTCTCTCGACGGGCGGACGGACGTGGCGGTCGTGGGAGCCGGGTTGACCGGCCTCTCCGCCGCGCTGCACCTGGCCCGTAAAGGGGCGCGGGTCACGGTCCTGGAGCAGGACACCGTCGGCTGGGGCGCCTCGGGGCGCAACGGCGGGATGTGCACCACCGGACTGGCCATCGGCTTCCTCACCGCCGTGGGCCGTTACGGCGTCCCGACCGCCAAGTCCCTCTACCTCGCCTACAACGACGCCATCGACACCGTCGAGAAGCTGGTCACCGAGGAGGACATCGACTGCGACTTCGCGCGGACCGGCAAGCTCAACCTGGCCTGTAAGCCCGCCCATTACGAGCGCCTGGCGCGCACCCACGAGGCGCTGCACGACCTCATCGGATACCGGACCGAGCTGATCCCGAGGAAGGACCTGCGCGCGGAGATCGGCTCCGACTACTACCACGGCGCCATGGCCGACCCGCAGGGCGCGGGCCTGCACGTCGGCAAGTTCGTCCGGGGCCTGGCCGACGCCGCCGAGCGGCTCGGGGTGCGGATCCTGGAGAAGGCCCCGGTCACCAAGGTCCGCCGGATCAGCGGCCACCGGCACGACGTCACCACACCCGTCGGCACGCTCCGCGCCGACCAGGTCCTCTTCGCGTCCGGCGCCTACACCGGCTCGTCGTTCCGCTGGCTGCGCAACCGCGTCGTGCCGGTCGGCAGCTTCATCGTGGTCACCGAGCCCCTCGACCAGGCCGTCCTGGACGAGCTGATGCCCACCCGCCGCATGGCGTCCGACTCCAGGAACATCCTCTACTACTTCCGCGTCACCCCCGACAACCGGCTGCTCTTCGGCGGACGCGCCCGGTTCGCGATGTCCGGCGCCGCCTCCGACCTCAAGAGCGGGAAGATCCTGCGCAAGGGCATGCTCTCGGTCTTCCCGCAACTCGCGGGCGTGCGCATCGACTACTGCTGGGGCGGGCTGGTCGACCTCAGCCTCGACCAGCTCGTCCACGCCGGGGAGCACGAAGGGCTCTTCTACGCCGCCGGCTTCTCCGGCCACGGCGTTCAGATGGCCACCCACATGGGCCGCCAGATGGCCGACGTGCTGGGCGGCGACGCCTCGGCCAACGTCTGGCGCGGTCTGGAATTCCCGCACGTCCCCGGGCACTACTTCGGCTCCCCGTGGTTCCTGCCCTTCGCCGGCGCCTACTACCGGACGCTGGACGTCCTCACCTGA
- a CDS encoding haloacid dehalogenase type II, whose amino-acid sequence MIDFRPKYITFDCYGTLTHFQMSAVTRGLYADRVDPDRMEDFLDDFEAFRIDEVMGAYQPYPDVVKNALRRANTLWDLEYRDTDGDSIVDAVPTWGPHPDVPEGLAKLAEEFPLVILSNAADSQIAHNVGKLGAPFHAVFTAEQARAYKPRLQAFEYMLGRLECGPGDVLHVSSSLRYDLIPAHDLRITNKVYLNRGYEPSTPYYGYTEITALTELPGLLGL is encoded by the coding sequence ATGATCGACTTCCGGCCCAAGTACATCACCTTCGACTGCTACGGCACCCTCACCCACTTCCAGATGTCCGCCGTCACCCGCGGCCTGTACGCGGACCGCGTCGATCCGGACCGCATGGAGGACTTCCTCGACGACTTCGAGGCATTCCGGATCGACGAGGTCATGGGCGCCTACCAGCCCTACCCCGACGTGGTGAAGAACGCCCTCAGGCGCGCCAACACCCTGTGGGACCTGGAGTACCGGGACACCGACGGCGACAGCATCGTCGACGCCGTCCCGACCTGGGGCCCCCACCCCGACGTCCCCGAGGGCCTGGCCAAGCTCGCCGAGGAGTTCCCGCTCGTCATCCTCTCCAACGCGGCCGACTCCCAGATCGCCCACAACGTGGGCAAGCTCGGCGCCCCGTTCCACGCCGTGTTCACCGCCGAGCAGGCGCGGGCCTACAAGCCCCGGCTGCAGGCGTTCGAGTACATGCTCGGACGGCTGGAGTGCGGCCCCGGCGACGTCCTGCACGTGTCGTCCAGCCTGCGCTACGACCTCATCCCCGCCCACGACCTGCGGATCACCAACAAGGTCTACCTCAACCGGGGTTACGAGCCCAGCACGCCGTACTACGGCTACACCGAGATCACGGCCCTGACCGAGCTGCCCGGCCTGCTCGGACTCTGA
- a CDS encoding ABC transporter substrate-binding protein: MSGEGADASGGGEGGNGTIVIDEPFAPAAAWALETDDSFVLSKLGCLEMLVSSAGNGVLEPMLATSWDQTAPTVWEFGLRSGVTFQNGEPMDAEAVAGALQHALGATAPASVFSPDVVENVEAVGDDTVRITTPTPDYLMPERMSTPHTGILAPSAFEGSTPDPQGTCTGPFAIIEEVPQQSVSLEANSSYWGGGVGLDAAEVRFIPDGAMRATQIDTGEAQIARKLPVTSMETLSGSGGTRLETVELPRTTELILNNGRAPFDDELVRRAVQAAVDTRAISEAVYPGAAHPAVGPFTPTEPFAPEQAEPVEADPDAAAELLAEAGVDPSSLNLTLLAYTEGTGFADLAAVLQEQLGAVGIDVTIETGDYASMEPALLEGDFDMALLSRNYLNDMPDPLGFLTADYTCDGSYNITHVCDPELDALVEEARVAESRDERYAVYAQTAELLQSQAVNVFLVHETETAAVAGVVGYAVHPYYTLTADLARATG, encoded by the coding sequence ATGAGTGGTGAGGGCGCCGACGCCTCGGGGGGCGGTGAGGGCGGGAACGGGACGATCGTCATTGACGAGCCGTTCGCGCCGGCCGCCGCCTGGGCGCTGGAGACCGACGACTCGTTCGTCCTGAGCAAGCTCGGCTGTCTGGAGATGCTCGTCTCCAGCGCCGGCAACGGCGTCCTGGAGCCGATGCTCGCCACCTCCTGGGACCAGACGGCGCCCACCGTCTGGGAGTTCGGCCTCCGGAGCGGCGTCACGTTCCAGAACGGCGAGCCGATGGACGCCGAGGCCGTCGCCGGGGCGCTGCAGCACGCGCTCGGTGCGACCGCGCCCGCGTCGGTGTTCTCACCCGATGTGGTGGAGAACGTCGAGGCGGTCGGCGACGACACCGTGCGCATCACCACCCCGACGCCCGATTACCTCATGCCGGAGCGGATGTCGACTCCGCACACCGGGATCCTCGCCCCCTCGGCGTTCGAAGGATCCACCCCCGACCCCCAGGGCACTTGCACCGGTCCCTTCGCCATCATCGAGGAGGTGCCCCAGCAGTCCGTGTCGCTGGAGGCCAACTCCTCCTACTGGGGCGGGGGTGTCGGACTCGACGCGGCCGAGGTCCGGTTCATCCCCGACGGGGCGATGCGCGCCACCCAGATCGACACCGGCGAGGCGCAGATCGCCAGAAAGCTGCCGGTCACCAGCATGGAGACGCTCAGCGGCTCCGGAGGCACCCGGCTGGAGACGGTCGAACTGCCCAGAACCACCGAGCTGATCCTCAACAACGGCCGCGCCCCCTTCGACGACGAACTGGTACGCCGGGCCGTTCAGGCTGCCGTCGACACCCGCGCCATCAGCGAAGCCGTCTACCCCGGCGCGGCCCACCCGGCGGTCGGACCGTTCACCCCGACCGAGCCGTTCGCCCCCGAGCAAGCCGAGCCCGTCGAGGCCGACCCGGACGCGGCGGCGGAGCTCCTGGCGGAGGCCGGCGTCGACCCGTCGTCCCTCAACCTGACACTCCTCGCCTACACCGAGGGCACCGGATTCGCCGACCTCGCCGCCGTCCTCCAGGAGCAGCTCGGAGCCGTCGGGATCGACGTGACCATCGAGACCGGCGACTACGCCTCCATGGAACCGGCCCTGCTCGAAGGCGACTTCGACATGGCGCTGCTCTCCCGCAACTACCTCAACGACATGCCCGACCCGCTCGGCTTCCTCACCGCCGACTACACCTGCGACGGCAGCTACAACATCACGCACGTCTGCGACCCGGAGCTGGACGCCCTGGTCGAGGAGGCCAGGGTCGCCGAGAGCCGGGACGAGCGCTACGCCGTCTACGCACAGACGGCCGAACTCCTCCAGAGCCAAGCCGTGAACGTCTTCCTGGTCCACGAGACCGAGACGGCCGCCGTCGCCGGAGTGGTCGGATACGCCGTCCACCCCTACTACACCCTGACCGCCGACCTGGCCCGCGCCACCGGCTGA
- a CDS encoding SDR family NAD(P)-dependent oxidoreductase, giving the protein MSKRILVTGGASGLGRAIVSHYAAAGWRVLIADVAEPGALPAGDVSYQRLDVRSEEDWQRVRAWCESAWGGLDVLVNNAGVAAAGRMERIAPADWEWILGINLNGVIAGCRTFAPVFKEQRGGHLVNISSLAGLMNLPGMASYNVTKAAVISLSETLRYELEPWNIRTTVVCPGFVPTNLGSRLRSPDPVLADVAHKMLAKGTVTPEQVAERVAEAVDKGRFLVHTHREVRVVVALKRLLPRLVDRQITKGWRQMKDELERQDREREASGA; this is encoded by the coding sequence ATGAGCAAGCGCATTCTGGTGACGGGGGGCGCCTCCGGCCTCGGCCGGGCGATCGTGAGCCACTACGCGGCGGCGGGTTGGCGGGTGCTGATCGCCGACGTGGCCGAGCCCGGGGCGCTACCGGCGGGCGATGTGTCCTACCAACGCCTCGACGTGCGCTCGGAGGAGGACTGGCAGCGGGTGCGCGCCTGGTGCGAGTCGGCGTGGGGCGGGCTGGACGTGCTGGTCAACAACGCGGGCGTGGCCGCCGCCGGCCGCATGGAGCGCATAGCGCCGGCCGACTGGGAGTGGATCCTCGGCATCAACCTGAACGGCGTCATCGCCGGCTGCCGCACGTTCGCGCCGGTCTTCAAGGAGCAGCGCGGCGGGCACCTGGTCAACATCTCGTCGCTGGCCGGGCTGATGAACCTGCCGGGCATGGCCTCCTACAACGTCACCAAGGCCGCCGTGATCTCCCTGTCGGAGACCCTGCGCTACGAGCTGGAGCCGTGGAACATACGGACCACCGTGGTCTGCCCCGGCTTCGTCCCGACCAACCTCGGCTCCCGGCTGCGCAGTCCCGACCCCGTTCTGGCCGACGTGGCCCACAAGATGCTCGCGAAGGGCACGGTCACGCCCGAGCAGGTGGCGGAGCGGGTGGCCGAGGCCGTTGACAAGGGCCGGTTCCTGGTCCACACCCACCGCGAGGTGCGGGTGGTGGTGGCGCTCAAGCGGCTGCTGCCCAGGCTCGTGGACCGGCAGATCACGAAGGGGTGGCGGCAGATGAAGGACGAGCTGGAGCGGCAGGACCGGGAGCGGGAGGCCAGCGGAGCCTGA
- a CDS encoding tetratricopeptide repeat protein, with the protein MTRDLDTYLPNGEPSPGRWASARHLFDDGPGAVREETVAERWERAGLFFEARDYATAARLLAGVVEEFPDQVAPRLLLARALYHSAQLGRAEEQLREVIARDPVEPYAHLMLGRTLQRRGRDEEAAVFLRLADALSGPPAPAGR; encoded by the coding sequence ATGACCCGCGACCTCGACACCTACCTGCCCAACGGCGAGCCCAGCCCCGGGCGTTGGGCCAGTGCCCGGCACCTGTTCGATGACGGACCCGGCGCGGTGCGGGAAGAGACCGTCGCCGAACGTTGGGAGCGCGCCGGGCTGTTCTTCGAGGCGAGGGACTACGCCACCGCGGCCCGGCTGCTGGCCGGGGTGGTGGAGGAGTTCCCCGACCAGGTCGCGCCGCGCCTGCTGCTGGCCCGCGCCCTCTATCACTCGGCTCAACTCGGCCGCGCCGAAGAGCAGTTGCGTGAGGTGATCGCCCGCGACCCGGTCGAGCCCTACGCCCACCTGATGCTCGGCCGCACCCTGCAACGGCGGGGCAGGGACGAGGAGGCGGCCGTCTTCCTCCGGCTGGCCGACGCCCTCTCCGGCCCGCCGGCGCCGGCGGGCCGCTGA
- the wrbA gene encoding NAD(P)H:quinone oxidoreductase: MSTTVNLAVIYYSATGFSAEIAKEIAEAGAKAGAEVRLLKAAELAPEAAIASNEAWAAHAAASAGVPVATPDDVEWADAVIFGTPTRFGNISSQLKQFIDTLGGLWARGRLADKVYSGFVTSATTHGGQESTLLALYNSIHHFGGLIVSPGYTDPVKFVDGNPYGTSHVDGQGNNPVGEETRNAARHQAERVVRIAGALKSGLATV; this comes from the coding sequence ATGAGCACCACCGTCAACCTCGCCGTCATCTACTACTCCGCCACCGGCTTCAGCGCCGAGATCGCCAAGGAGATCGCCGAGGCCGGCGCGAAGGCGGGTGCCGAGGTGCGCCTGCTCAAGGCCGCCGAGCTGGCCCCCGAGGCCGCCATAGCGTCCAACGAGGCCTGGGCCGCGCACGCCGCGGCCAGCGCCGGAGTCCCGGTCGCCACCCCCGACGACGTGGAGTGGGCGGACGCGGTGATCTTCGGCACACCCACCCGGTTCGGCAACATCTCCTCGCAGCTCAAGCAGTTCATCGACACCCTCGGTGGCCTCTGGGCGCGGGGGCGGCTGGCCGACAAGGTCTACAGCGGCTTCGTGACCAGCGCCACCACCCACGGCGGCCAGGAGTCGACCCTGCTCGCGCTGTACAACTCCATCCACCACTTCGGCGGCCTGATCGTGTCCCCCGGCTACACCGACCCCGTGAAGTTCGTGGACGGCAACCCTTACGGCACCTCCCACGTCGACGGTCAGGGCAACAACCCGGTCGGCGAGGAGACCCGAAACGCCGCCCGCCACCAGGCCGAGCGCGTCGTCCGCATCGCGGGCGCCCTCAAGAGCGGGCTGGCCACCGTCTGA
- a CDS encoding GNAT family N-acetyltransferase: protein MGHRVVDNPERSRFEIFEGVSEGVSEDASEDGNAGGELAGFAEYHLSEGEIAFIHTEIDSRFEGRGLAGALARAALDAARERGLAVLPYCPFIRGWIGKHPEYTELVPAGRRARFGLA, encoded by the coding sequence ATGGGACACCGCGTGGTGGACAACCCGGAGCGGTCACGCTTCGAGATCTTCGAGGGGGTCTCCGAGGGGGTCTCCGAGGACGCCTCCGAGGACGGCAACGCGGGCGGTGAGCTCGCCGGATTCGCGGAGTACCACCTGTCCGAGGGCGAGATCGCGTTCATCCACACCGAGATCGACTCCCGCTTCGAGGGCCGCGGCCTGGCCGGCGCGCTCGCCCGCGCGGCACTGGACGCCGCGCGCGAACGGGGCCTGGCGGTGCTGCCGTACTGCCCGTTCATCCGGGGCTGGATCGGCAAGCATCCCGAGTACACGGAGCTGGTCCCGGCGGGGCGCCGCGCGCGCTTCGGCCTCGCCTGA
- a CDS encoding OsmC family protein — translation MSDTVKDAEASGYTRTTAVIATSTGTDYGVDIRAGRHRLTADEPVSVGGGDTGPHPVALLLSALGSCTAITLRMYAQRKEWPLEGVRVHLAYEKGTGKDARITRRIDLLGDGLDEAQRARLLDIAERTPVTRAVRGDVPIVPVSRPPAQRKG, via the coding sequence ATGAGCGACACGGTGAAGGACGCCGAGGCGTCCGGGTACACGCGGACCACGGCGGTGATCGCCACGAGCACCGGCACCGACTACGGCGTGGACATCCGCGCCGGGCGCCACCGGCTGACGGCCGACGAGCCGGTCTCCGTGGGGGGCGGCGACACCGGGCCCCATCCGGTCGCCCTGCTGCTGTCCGCGCTCGGCTCCTGCACGGCCATCACGCTGCGCATGTACGCGCAGCGCAAGGAATGGCCGCTGGAGGGCGTCCGGGTCCACCTGGCTTATGAGAAGGGCACGGGCAAGGACGCCCGGATCACCCGGCGGATCGACCTGCTGGGCGACGGCCTGGACGAGGCCCAGCGGGCCCGGCTGCTGGACATCGCCGAGCGCACCCCGGTGACCCGCGCGGTCCGCGGCGACGTGCCGATCGTCCCCGTCTCACGGCCACCGGCCCAGCGGAAGGGGTGA
- the pdxR gene encoding MocR-like pyridoxine biosynthesis transcription factor PdxR, translating into MNRSNSSASDRSNTSAGSDFLQLDVKDAPAGALADWLAGQLRRAISDGRLPVGGRLPATRVLAADLRVSRGVVTEAYQRLTEDGHIAGRGRSGTVVVAAPLPGARANGSRANGSRVNGSRVNGPVPRAPFAGAPGADVFDVIRAAPARIDLSPGVPDLAAFPRAVWLRAERAVLRDLSAAAFGYGDPRGTPALRLAVADWLARNRGIRADPDEVIVVAGVAQALTLLGEVLAAGGTRAVAVEDPGALGARQHLAARGLDTPPVPVDEDGVRVDALWASGAPAVLLTPAHQFPMGVVLGGERRRELMRWAEEGGLIVEDDYDAEHRYDRPPVPALRSMLAERVCYGGSMSKLLAPALRVGWLLPPPGLRDALVDAKRYADLGNAALPQLVLARLMESGELERQLRFLRGRHRRRRDAMIAAIGERLPGATVHGAAAGLHLTITFDAGFADTDLAAAALARGVKAHPLSWHAQLPHRPGLVLGYAASTPTVLTEAVALLADARRAVTGRGAA; encoded by the coding sequence GTGAACAGGTCCAATTCGAGTGCCTCGGACAGGTCCAATACCTCAGCGGGCTCCGACTTCCTCCAGCTCGACGTCAAGGACGCCCCGGCGGGCGCGCTGGCCGACTGGCTGGCCGGGCAGCTCCGGCGCGCCATCTCGGACGGCCGCCTGCCGGTGGGCGGCCGGCTGCCCGCCACGCGCGTGCTGGCGGCCGACCTGCGGGTCTCCCGGGGCGTCGTCACCGAGGCGTACCAGCGTCTGACCGAGGACGGGCACATCGCCGGGCGCGGGCGGAGCGGGACGGTGGTCGTCGCCGCGCCCCTGCCCGGGGCGCGCGCGAACGGTTCCCGGGCGAACGGTTCCCGCGTGAACGGTTCCCGCGTGAACGGCCCCGTGCCGCGAGCGCCGTTCGCCGGAGCGCCCGGCGCGGACGTCTTCGACGTCATACGGGCCGCCCCGGCCCGTATCGACCTGTCACCGGGCGTCCCGGACCTCGCCGCGTTCCCGCGCGCGGTCTGGCTGCGTGCCGAACGCGCCGTCCTGCGCGATCTGTCGGCCGCCGCCTTCGGTTACGGAGACCCGCGCGGCACGCCCGCGCTGCGGCTGGCCGTCGCCGACTGGCTGGCCCGCAACCGGGGAATCAGGGCGGACCCGGACGAGGTGATCGTCGTGGCCGGCGTGGCCCAGGCCCTCACCCTGCTCGGCGAGGTGCTCGCCGCCGGCGGTACGCGCGCGGTCGCCGTCGAGGACCCCGGAGCGCTCGGCGCCCGGCAGCACCTGGCAGCCCGGGGGCTGGACACCCCGCCGGTCCCGGTCGACGAGGACGGCGTCCGGGTGGACGCGTTGTGGGCGAGCGGCGCGCCGGCCGTCCTGCTGACGCCCGCCCACCAGTTCCCCATGGGCGTCGTCCTCGGCGGCGAGCGGCGCCGGGAGCTGATGCGGTGGGCCGAGGAAGGCGGCCTGATCGTGGAGGACGACTACGACGCCGAGCACCGTTACGACCGGCCGCCCGTTCCCGCGCTGCGGTCGATGCTGGCCGAACGGGTCTGCTACGGCGGGAGCATGTCCAAGCTGCTCGCGCCCGCGCTGCGCGTCGGCTGGCTCCTGCCGCCGCCCGGACTGCGTGATGCCCTGGTCGACGCCAAGCGGTACGCCGACCTGGGAAACGCCGCGCTGCCGCAGCTCGTGCTGGCGCGGCTGATGGAATCGGGAGAGCTGGAGCGGCAGTTGCGCTTCCTGCGCGGGCGGCACCGCCGCCGCCGGGACGCGATGATCGCCGCGATCGGGGAGCGCCTTCCGGGCGCGACGGTGCACGGCGCGGCGGCGGGCCTGCATCTGACGATCACTTTCGACGCCGGCTTCGCGGACACCGACCTGGCGGCGGCGGCCCTGGCGCGCGGCGTGAAGGCGCACCCGCTGTCCTGGCACGCCCAACTCCCGCACCGGCCCGGCCTGGTGCTGGGCTACGCGGCGAGCACCCCGACGGTCCTGACGGAGGCGGTGGCGCTGCTGGCGGATGCCCGGCGCGCGGTCACAGGACGAGGAGCAGCGTGA